The Peribacillus sp. FSL E2-0218 genome contains a region encoding:
- the clpP gene encoding ATP-dependent Clp endopeptidase proteolytic subunit ClpP encodes MNLIPTVIEQTSRGERAYDIYSRLLKDRIIMLGSGIDDNVSNSIVAQLLFLEAENPEKDITLYINSPGGSITSGMAIYDTMQYIKPDVSTVCIGMAASMGAFLLAAGEKGKRYALPNSEVMIHQPLGGAQGQATEIEIAARRILHLKDKLNQILAERTGQPLEVLQRDTERDNFMTSERALEYGLIDKVITRSILEDKKDK; translated from the coding sequence ATGAATTTAATTCCTACAGTTATCGAACAAACAAGTCGTGGGGAGCGTGCCTACGATATTTACTCCCGTTTATTAAAAGACAGGATCATTATGCTGGGAAGCGGAATCGACGATAATGTTTCCAATTCCATTGTTGCTCAATTACTATTTTTAGAAGCGGAAAACCCTGAAAAAGATATCACATTATACATCAACAGCCCGGGCGGAAGCATCACTTCCGGTATGGCCATTTACGATACGATGCAATATATCAAACCTGATGTATCCACTGTATGCATTGGTATGGCCGCTTCCATGGGAGCCTTCCTATTGGCTGCTGGCGAAAAGGGCAAGCGCTATGCGTTGCCGAACAGTGAAGTCATGATTCACCAACCACTTGGAGGGGCGCAAGGACAAGCTACGGAAATCGAAATCGCTGCCCGCCGTATCCTTCACTTGAAAGATAAATTGAATCAGATTTTGGCAGAACGCACTGGCCAGCCTCTTGAAGTCCTTCAAAGAGATACGGAACGCGATAACTTCATGACATCCGAAAGAGCCCTTGAATACGGCTTGATTGACAAAGTCATCACTCGCAGCATCCTTGAGGATAAAAAAGATAAATAA